Proteins from a genomic interval of Papaver somniferum cultivar HN1 chromosome 4, ASM357369v1, whole genome shotgun sequence:
- the LOC113273016 gene encoding uncharacterized protein LOC113273016 has translation MKGEAWRPCEEVEEEEACEASEMAVFPYTNGIASKFAQTVLAQQFFDSLGFRENQIREASKAITTIASGKAYNTMPREAITFTDEDICYPGEHLRPLYLTAFINKQPLKRAFIDGGASLNLISLHTLESLGVSKAAIKMRSTTVRGFGGQTHTGIGIVHLMMKIGPIRALTPFYVLEDDTTFHVLLGPGWILNHKVVASTYHQCVNTNI, from the coding sequence ATGAAAGGAGAAGCTTGGAGACCTTGTGAGgaggtggaagaagaagaagcgtgCGAAGCTTCTGAGATGGCCGTCTTCCCGTATACTAACGGAATTGCTAGCAAATTCGCTCAAACTGTTTTAGCTCAACAGTTCTTTGATTCCCTTGGCTTCCGTGAGAATCAGATTCGCGAAGCATCCAAGGCTATCACGACGATTGCATCCGGAAAAGCATATAACACAATGCCCAGAGAAGCGATCACCTTTACAGATGAAGATATATGCTACCCGGGAGAGCACCTTCGTCCTCTATATTTGACGGCTTTTATTAACAAACAACCTCTTAAGCGAGCTTTCATAGATGGCGGAGCTTCCCTGAACTTAATTTCACTACACACATTAGAGTCCTTGGGAGTGTCAAAGGCAGCAATTAAGATGCGTTCGACGACTGTAAGAGGATTTGGAGGACAGACTCATACGGGAATTGGGATAGTGCATTTGATGATGAAAATCGGGCCCATTAGAGCGCTCACGCCTTTTTATGTACTTGAGGACGACACTACCTTCCATGTGCTACTAGGGCCAGGATGGATTTTGAATCACAAGGTAGTAGcatcgacgtatcaccaatgtgTCAACACCAATATTTAA